One window from the genome of Elaeis guineensis isolate ETL-2024a chromosome 5, EG11, whole genome shotgun sequence encodes:
- the LOC105045007 gene encoding dirigent protein 11-like, whose amino-acid sequence MPNSSNTPNLFLLSTATLLFVAYALHRRMPKQTNLVLYVHDYFSGDAKSATTVAGKLGAASNILQFGTIAVVDDVVTEGPEVDSKVIGRAQGLYVNSALDGTALYMVFSVTFTEGRFKGSTLEIQGADPFKLREREFGVVSGTGFFRFAKGYGIMETQHMDVANLRAIIKLNITVRND is encoded by the coding sequence ATGCCCAACTCCTCAAACACGCCCAACCTCTTCCTCCTATCCACTGCCACCCTCCTCTTTGTGGCTTATGCCCTTCACAGGCGAATGCCCAAGCAAACCAACCTCGTCCTCTACGTCCACGACTACTTCAGCGGCGACGCCAAGTCCGCCACCACGGTCGCAGGCAAACTCGGTGCAGCCTCCAACATTCTGCAGTTCGGCACCATTGCGGTGGTCGACGATGTGGTCACTGAAGGGCCTGAAGTGGACTCCAAGGTAATCGGCCGAGCTCAGGGCTTGTATGTAAACTCGGCGTTGGATGGGACGGCGTTATACATGGTCTTCTCGGTGACGTTCACCGAGGGGCGGTTCAAGGGAAGCACACTGGAGATCCAAGGAGCCGATCCGTTTAAGCTCAGAGAGCGTGAGTTTGGAGTTGTATCTGGGACTGGGTTCTTTCGGTTTGCTAAGGGATATGGTATCATGGAGACACAGCACATGGACGTGGCTAACTTGAGAGCCATAATCAAACTCAACATAACCGTCAGAAATGACTAG
- the LOC105045006 gene encoding ATP-citrate synthase beta chain protein 1, which yields MATGQLFSRQTQALFYNYKQLPIQRMLDFDFLCGRETPSVAGVINPGSEGFQKLFFGQEEIAIPVHSSIEAACNAHPTADVFINFASFRSAAASTMSALRQPTIKVVAIIAEGVPESDTKQLIAYARANNKVVIGPATVGGIQAGAFKIGDTAGTIDNIIHCKLYRPGSVGFVSKSGGMSNELYNTIARVTDGIYEGIAIGGDVFPGSTLSDHVLRFNNIPQVKMMVVLGELGGRDEYSLVEALKEGRVHKPVVAWVSGTCARLFKSEVQFGHAGAKSGGELESAQAKNEALREAGAVVPTSYEALEGAIKETFQKLVEEGKIAPVSEVKPPQIPEDLNIAIKSGKVRAPTHIISTISDDRGDEPCYGGVPMSTIVEQGYGVGDVISLLWFKRSLPRYCTKFIEICIMLCADHGPCVSGAHNSIVTARAGKDLVSSLVSGLLTIGPRFGGAIDDAARYFKDAYDRGLTPYEFVEGMKKKGIRVPGIGHRIKSRDNRDKRVQLLQQYAHTHFPSVKYMEYAVQVETYTLSKANNLVLNVDGAIGSLFLDLLSGSGMFNKQEIDEIIEIGYLNGLFVLARSIGLIGHTFDQKRLKQPLYRHPWEDVLYTK from the exons ATGGCCACAGGACAACTTTTCTCGCGGCAAACCCAAGCATTATTCTACAATTATAAGCAACTTCCCATCCAAAGGATGCTTGATTTTGACTTCCTTTGTG GGAGGGAGACACCTTCTGTTGCTGGAGTTATTAATCCTGGTTCTGAAGGGTTTCAGAAACTATTTTTTGGTCAGGAGGAAATTGCCATTCCAGTTCATTCAAG CATTGAAGCAGCTTGTAATGCTCATCCAACAGCTGATGTTTTTATCAACTTTGCATCATTTAGAAG TGCAGCTGCCTCTACCATGTCTGCTTTGAGACAACCAACAATCAAAGTGGTAGCTATTATAGCTGAAGGTGTTCCAGAATCAGACACAAAGCAGTTGATCGCTTATGCACGGGCTAATAACAAG GTTGTTATTGGTCCTGCCACTGTTGGAGGAATTCAAGCTGGAGCTTTTAAGATTGGTGACACTGCTGGAACAATCGACAATATAATTCATTGCAAGCTTTACAGACCTGGATCTGTTGGATTTGTATCTAAATCA GGGGGCATGTCAAATGAGCTTTACAACACAATTGCACGTGTGACTGATGGAATTTATGAAG GCATTGCAATTGGAGGAGATGTTTTTCCAGGTTCAACACTTTCTGATCATGTCCTGCGGTTTAACAACATCCCACAG GTAAAAATGATGGTTGTGCTGGGGGAACTGGGTGGGCGAGATGAGTACTCCCTAGTTGAGGCATTAAAAGAAGGAAGGGTTCATAAACCAGTTGTTGCTTGGGTTAGTGGAACCTGTGCACGGCTCTTCAAGTCAGAAGTGCAGTTTGGTCATGCT GGTGCTAAAAGTGGTGGTGAATTAGAATCAGCGCAGGCAAAAAATGAGGCACTAAGGGAAGCTGGAGCAGTTGTTCCCACTTCATATGAAGCACTAGAGGGTGCAATCAAAGAAACATTTCAGAAACTA GTTGAAGAAGGAAAGATTGCCCCTGTATCTGAAGTTAAACCTCCTCAAATACCTGAGGACCTTAACATTGCAATTAAAAGTGGAAAGGTCCGAGCTCCAACACATATTATCTCAACTATCTCAGATGACAGAG GTGACGAGCCATGTTATGGTGGTGTGCCCATGTCTACCATTGTTGAACAGGGTTATGGTGTGGGTGATGTTATCTCTCTTTTGTGGTTCAAGCGTAGTCTTCCCCGCTATTGCACAAAATTCATTGAG ATTTGCATCATGTTGTGCGCCGATCATGGTCCTTGTGTCTCTGGTGCTCATAACTCTATAGTAACAGCAAGAGCTGGAAAGGATTTAGTCTCCAGTCTGGTCTCAG GGTTGCTGACAATTGGTCCTCGATTTGGTGGTGCAATTGATGATGCTGCTCGATACTTCAAGGATGCATATGATAGG GGTCTTACTCCTTACGAATTTGTTGAAGGCATGAAAAAGAAGGGCATCCGTGTACCAGGGATAGGGCACAG GATCAAGAGTAGAGACAACAGGGATAAGAGAGTGCAACTTTTGCAACAATATGCTCACACTCATTTCCCTTCTGTAAAGTACATGGAGTATGCTGTTCAAGTTGAAACATACACTCTCTCAAAGGCCAATAACTTGGTTCTGAATGTCGATGGTGCAATTGGATCTCTTTTCTTGGATCTTCTTTCTGGGAGTGGAATGTTCAACAAACAAGAGATTGATGAGATAATTGAGATTGGATATTTGAATGGACTCTTCGTACTGGCACGGTCAATTGGTTTGATCGG GCATACTTTCGACCAGAAGAGATTAAAACAGCCGCTCTACCGTCATCCATGGGAAGACGTTCTATACACAAAATAA